Within the Catalinimonas niigatensis genome, the region CTTGATCAGTCAGAAATCACCTGCAAAATCTCTCGTCAGCCTGAATGTCAATACTCCCTAAAAGAGAGCGCCTCTTTCCAAATGAACTTCCAGTTCAGGATTATTTTTCATCAAGGCATCTACTACTGTCATACTTACAGGAGCTTCATATAAGTATAAATGTCTGAGTCCATTTATTCTGATCACGTTCAATAAGCCTGCATCATCAACTTCGCTCCCTGACAAATCTAATATTTCCAATGATTCCAGATTTTGGAGGTAAACCAATCCACTTCCCTTGATACGCGTATGTTGGAGAAATAAGGCCTTCAAACCTTTCATTTGACCAATATGGTAAAATGCGTCATCGCTTATATTGCTTGCGTTGAAAGAAGCTCTATGGATATGGGGAAATACTGCCTGCAACTCAGCCAATTGGTTATCATCAAAATGTGAAGTAGGGAATTGCATGCTTAGGGCCAGCCCGGTTTTACTTTCATTATCTTTTTCAAGTACGAAAGTTTGTTCCTGATGGGCCACCAACTGAATCAGACCATCCAGCTCCATATTTTTACGTTCTTGTACGAGCCTTTCCTGTCTTAATTGCTGTGCTTTATCGCTGAGCAGCGCTAAAAAAACGCTGTCTTCCTGAATATCTGTGAGGGTAATACCTGTGAGCGCTCCCTTCTCAATCCATTTTTCCAGTATTTGTATCTCCTGATGGGTCAATGATGTTTTTCCTTCAGGGGGCATGCGATCGTCATGAACTTCAGGGAGGGTAATTCTATGAAAAAGTTCACTTTTACTGGCATCACCCGGGATGACCGCAGTTTTCTCACTTTTACCACCCTTCATAAAACGGTCAAAGCTGGTCATAAGATAGTCACCTTTGGTTTTGTTTTCATTGTGACAGGAATAACATCGGGCATCCAATGTGCTTTGAATGATGTCTTCAAAAACCAGCATTTCTTCCATTGGTTTTTGCGAAAGCAAACTTTCAGGTTCAGGTTTTAAAGGAAAATGCTCACTCAGAAAGTCCTGTCCGTGCGTCAAAGAGCCACCCTGATGACTGGCAAATACCAGAAGAATATTGGTCAGCAACAGTACTGAAAAGTAGGCATTACTTAATAATGCAGACTTGCTTTGATGGGCTTTCCAGAAGATCATGAGGCCGACAAGTGAGCCCAGGGCAACCCCAATGCCCGAATAAAGATGTAATTCCAACGTATCTCCACCATAACTTCCACTTTGATATAGTGCAAAGCCAATAAGTACTGATAAAACACTGAAAATGACAGATAGTAACAATAAAAGTGACTGAAACGGAAGTTGCCGTTCTATCCATCGCAACCTGATGAGTATCTCCAAAAGCAATAGCAGAAAGAGCAGAACGATGGGAAAATGGATAATGAGCGGATGAAATCTCCCACCGAATAATACCCAGGGAGAAACTTCTTCACCATTGAGAGGCCACAAGGGTAGTGACAATAAAAAGACAGAAATCAGGATTACAATTACTAATGTACTTTTGAAATAAGAGGTTGTACTCCACTTGTCTATAAACTTCTTCTGCATATTTCCCTTTCTAGGCATAGATTTCACATAATTCACCCGTACTGTCCCCAAAACACTCCTGCGGTACTTCATAGACATTAAGCATTGACTGATAAAGATTCGCCAGTGGCGTTTCTTCTTTGAATTGCAGATTCTGACCAGTTCTGAGTGCTCCGCCACCTTTTCCGGCAAGCACGACCGGTAAGTTATGAGGAGAATGCCGATTACCATCACGTATACCAGAACCTAAAAGTACCATTGAATTATCCAGCATCGTACCGTCTCCTTCAGGTATAGATTTTAATCGTTCAAGAAAATAAGCATATTGTTCTACATGCCAACGATTGATCTTCTCATATTCTTCCAGATGCCGAGCGTCATCTTTGTGATGAGAAATCTCATGATGACTGCCGAAAACTCCAGGGAGAAAACTAAAATTTCGGTTACTCACTGAGTTTCCAAACATAAAACTACTCACCCGGGTCGCATCACTCCAGAAGGCTAGTGCCATGATATCCATCATTTGTCGCACTTTCTCAGTAATGTCTACACCAAGATGCATTTCAGAATACTCATCAATACGCATATTCAACCGGGTAATTTCTTCCCGTATGTCCTTGGTAATATTAGTCTCAAAAGCCCTCTGCTGTTCGTAGCTATTAATTCTCCGCTCTACAGACCGTATAGATTCCAGGTACTCCTCCAGTTTATCCTGATCATTACGACCAAGTTTTCTTTGCAGGCTTCTGGCATCATCCATTACCTGATCCAGTACACTTTGCTTCCAGGGATCTTGCTCTTTTTTAGCATTGGGCACAAAACTTTTGAAAAGCCTATCAAAGGCAAGACGGGGATCAATTTCTTTAGAGCA harbors:
- a CDS encoding DUF1552 domain-containing protein; this translates as MKKSWQISRRRMLKGLGASIALPFLEAMVPNSLLSAPLSKPPLRAAFMFMPNGVHPDKWTPLQYGRNFELSSILSPLQNVKDDVIVLNELKNRLSSYHGDDGHYTKTASFLTCLPIFKTTGDNLHSGGTSVDQMIARHIGHQTLFPSLEYGLERITSGIDANVGFTRLYGSAISWKTPTQPCSKEIDPRLAFDRLFKSFVPNAKKEQDPWKQSVLDQVMDDARSLQRKLGRNDQDKLEEYLESIRSVERRINSYEQQRAFETNITKDIREEITRLNMRIDEYSEMHLGVDITEKVRQMMDIMALAFWSDATRVSSFMFGNSVSNRNFSFLPGVFGSHHEISHHKDDARHLEEYEKINRWHVEQYAYFLERLKSIPEGDGTMLDNSMVLLGSGIRDGNRHSPHNLPVVLAGKGGGALRTGQNLQFKEETPLANLYQSMLNVYEVPQECFGDSTGELCEIYA
- a CDS encoding c-type cytochrome domain-containing protein — protein: MPRKGNMQKKFIDKWSTTSYFKSTLVIVILISVFLLSLPLWPLNGEEVSPWVLFGGRFHPLIIHFPIVLLFLLLLLEILIRLRWIERQLPFQSLLLLLSVIFSVLSVLIGFALYQSGSYGGDTLELHLYSGIGVALGSLVGLMIFWKAHQSKSALLSNAYFSVLLLTNILLVFASHQGGSLTHGQDFLSEHFPLKPEPESLLSQKPMEEMLVFEDIIQSTLDARCYSCHNENKTKGDYLMTSFDRFMKGGKSEKTAVIPGDASKSELFHRITLPEVHDDRMPPEGKTSLTHQEIQILEKWIEKGALTGITLTDIQEDSVFLALLSDKAQQLRQERLVQERKNMELDGLIQLVAHQEQTFVLEKDNESKTGLALSMQFPTSHFDDNQLAELQAVFPHIHRASFNASNISDDAFYHIGQMKGLKALFLQHTRIKGSGLVYLQNLESLEILDLSGSEVDDAGLLNVIRINGLRHLYLYEAPVSMTVVDALMKNNPELEVHLERGALF